The following nucleotide sequence is from Triticum dicoccoides isolate Atlit2015 ecotype Zavitan chromosome 7B, WEW_v2.0, whole genome shotgun sequence.
tgagcctgaTGGTCAAGCTGGGCCGGGCTCAGGCCCAACGTATTTGCAGTTTAACAAAGACGCCTGACCCAAGGCCCGATAGGCTCTTTGCATGATGGACTGGGCTTGGGCCTGATTTTTAGGCCCGACGGCCTTCTTGGGCCAGGCTCGGGCCTAGGGTTTCTGCGTCGGGCTTTAGTAGGCCGGATCGGCCCGACGGATGGCCAGGTATACCTTGACCCCTCATTCCGACACCCTACGTTAACCCAATCGAATCAAATTAAATATaccaaaacctcaactaaataaataatAAATCTTGTCTTCCCTTACTCATACCCAAATTAAATCAAATCTTTCCAAAACCTCAACAAAATTATTATTTTTGTATTTCCTactcatgctcaaatcaaatcttaTCAAAATCTAGAATATGATGGGTGTAATATTTATGTCGGACACGACTGACGTTGAACTAGTAGAATGTGCAtgccccgttgcaatgcacggacaATTAGCTAGTATCATGTACAATTACGCCACGTCATTGATTGACTCCTTTCACTTGTAGGACCTCAGAGAGATTAAAATTTTAGTTTGGTATCAAGGGGACGTCGTGATCGGAATATATTACGCTCAAAGGCGGCTCAAGAATTGAAGAGTTTGTGGCTTTCATGACTCTGTTTTGATCATCCGAGTTTGCCAACAACATAACATGATATTCGTAAATAGCATCTTTTTTTTACCTCTTCTTTTTTAGGGATTTGTAAGCATCTGCCCAAATAAGAGTCTCCATATGACGGGCTCAATTGGGCCGACCAAAGCAAGTCCACGACTCTTTCTTCTCACAATCGAGCCCAGAAAAAAAAACAAGCAGTGAGGACACAAGTccaacgccgccgccgctcctTTGCTCCATTCCCCTTGCCAAACCCTCGCTCCACCAGACGACCTGCCGGCAACCACGCTCGACGAGCCGACCCGCAATGcctccagggggaggaggaggagcaacgGGCGAACAAAGATTCGGGGAGCAGGACCTCCCACCGGCGACTGGCCACGGGTGCCGCGACGAGGGGCCCCCATCCCGTTCGCCGTCGCCGCTGACGCCGTTGCTGCCTGGCCTGGCCGTCACCCCCGTCGCCTCTGAGGTTCGTTCCTCGCCTCTTGTATTCTTTGATCCGTGAAATCGATCCGTGACCTAAATGAAATGTCTTTACCACATCTTTATTAGAACAAGAAGATCAGGCGGGAGGATGGGCAGCAGGGCGAGGAGGAGACCCCGGCGAGCTTCCCGGAGGACGTTCTCATCGAGATCCTGTCGCGGGTGCCCTACATCTCGCTCTTCCACTTCAAGTGCGTGTCCAAACAATGGTTCGCCCTCTGCTCTGCCCCCGACGTCCGCAAGAGGTCGCCGCAGACCTTGTCTGGCTTCTTCCACTTCAATCTCGGGTGGCGTTTCCACAATTTGTCCGGGAAAGATCCTCCCATCTTCGACTCCAATCTCCGTTTCTTACGCGGCAGCTACAAATTTTTCAGTATCCAACAATGCAGCACCAGCCTTCTCCTTTGCAAATGTTGGAAATCGTGCTATCCTAGGCAACGCAGTTGGAATTTCGTCCCGAATCCAAAGCCCGGGCAATGTTTCAAATGGCCCGAGGCTAAGGAGTTTGATTATGTTGTCTGCAATCCTGCTACTCAGCAGTGGACTGTGTTGCCTCCTATAAAATTGCCTGACGACCTTTCACGTTTCAGCCTAGACAAATACTTCTTGAGCTTTGACCCGGTCACCCCGTCCCGCTTTGTGGTGTTTGTGCCCCTGGACACATATTATGAATATGGCCTGTCCGCGGCCATGATCTACTCATCGGAAACTGGAGGGTGAACTTCCATGCAGAGTCAGCACAATGATAGCAGTGCATATTGGGTTAGTGATTCAGAAAGCACCTTCCTAAATGGCATTATGCATTTCCCTACTTGATCTTCGTCAATAGTCACAGTGGACATGAAAAGGAATGCTTGGGGGGAAATTGAAATGCCACCTGGCATGCCAAACAACTATGGCGGTGCTTCCATTGGGCAGTCACAGGGACGCCTGCATGTTTGGGAACAGAATCAAGATGGTTGCCAACTCTCTATTTGGGTTCTTGAGAATTATGATAGTGGACAGTGGACCCTAAAGTGTACCATTAACTGCTTTGAACTGTTTGGAAGGGATTGTTGCAAAAACGATGAGTACTACTCGATGTTTGCAATTCATCCAGAATGTGATTTGATTTTCCTTACTGACAATAAGAAGGCATTGTCATATGATATGGATAATCAGGAAGTGCATGCTATCTGTGCCACTGGAGATTTCTTGGAAGGTCTACCTTACACTCCGTCTTTTGCGGAATGGACATCAGATGGTCACTAAAGGCTTGCAATACTTGGCATGGCTCTAGTGTCTTAGTAAACATCAGTTGTCGGGTATATCCCAATTCTTGAAGATGTGTGTTGGATTAGTCTTGCGTAGCCATGAAGAATTTGTAACTGCCCTATTTGCTTTCATGTAATAATTGTTGATGTCACTCTTTTAGCTTCTCGTATGGGGACAAATGTGAGACAAATATattatctatgtttgaaatgtttattTTCCTGTAACTATATCTTCAATATGCAACTTTCTATCCACCAATCTTAAATATTGAGTTTCCCTGTTTTTATACATTTGGAAGATTTATCTGTTATCTCCTTCTGGTTTGGCTTTTCAATGTGTGTTACAACATATACAATGGGTATAAAGAAGGCTTAGTTTCCTTTCAAGTATGAAACTTGCATGGTCTTCGATTGATGATATCAAACAATGTGCAGCTTTACAAACCTAGTAGAGAACTTAGTTAACTAAGTCGGTATGTTTGTAGTTAATACCAGGTTAGTACCCTTCAAATTTGTAGCTTATGATTCTAACTCATGCACCTCTAGTGTTTTTTTTAATTCTTGTTTGGATTGAGCTTTATCCATAAACCATTTTTTTTTCTGTTCCTTACTCTGGTTAGACTGTTGTATTTGGATTCTCTGGATCAACAATGGCGGGTTGAGAAGCTTGACAGTGATGGATGTCTTTGAAGCCCCAAGCTAGACAGTCGTGGTTAGTACGGCGTCAGAGTAAACCAAATCGATTCTGGTGAATAATTCTCAAGATAACCTGCTAACCAGAAGTTATGTGATCAATTTTAGGCAGGTGATGGGCCGGTAATCATTAGCTGTCTCAGGTGAGGCATTTTGTTTTTGTATCAAAGTAGCCCGTATTAACTGGTGCTCTCGAGATTTAGTTCACTAGTGCAAAACTTTGAGCAAAGGCGATAGAAGTCCTCATTGACAGTGCCCCAACATGTTTTCGTGGCTAACAATATCTGGCAAGCGAAGACGGAGCCTAACTAGAAAGTTTTTACTTGGCTCATCCTCCATATATAAGAGGGCTTTGATGGCAGACGGCCTGGCAGCGCGAGGTTGGCCCCATGATCAAGCTTGCAAGCTTTGCGACATGGATTCCGAGACAAATGATCACATTTGCACGAGGCTGCCTCTTCTCTCGGTGTTAAGGGATTGACGGATTGTCGCTGACTGGAAGGACCTCCGAGTAGGGTGAACCTCAGGGGTCGTTTGGAGCACAGGACttgtggatgaatttgaaggttagGAGTTCCATAGAAGAGTTCCTTTGGCGCCCTTGGGGATGGAAAAGGAGATTCCGGAGTATTGGCTTGGTATCCTTCAGgtttcaaaagaaaaagaaaaccattTGCTTGAGAGTTTGCTGTGGAGGTTTGTCTTCGCTGAGGCAGCAGGTAGCCGCCTGCATCCAACAAAAACGTGTGGGTATGCAGCTTGGACTGAGGCAGCAGGTTTGTTGGTGCAGCTTGTGCGTGCATTGCTACCGACGGTCACATGCTTTGCCTGATGGCCTCACGTATTTGGTCGTCGTTCACATCCTTTGTCTGTTCCGTCTGTGAATGCCGCATGGGCGCGCACCGTTGCCAGCCGGTGCCAATGTGGCAAAATGAGAGACATGAGCTAGTACAATCCAGACCAGCTTCGTCCGTTGGTTCCAATCAAAGTATGGCTGCACAGCACGGCTAGGCGACGGAGAAGAAGAAGCTAGCGTAGGGCTAATTTGCGCGTCACGAGGAGCTCAGTGGCTAGCCTCTGACAGAAGAACACTCGGCGGTCACGCATACCAAGGATCAATGATGTGGCCACTTTATATCTGCCTGCCTTCACGCACGCATGTACTATAACCATCAAGCAGTAGTGGCCCCTTCTTCCAGCTCTTCTTGGCTGCTAAGGTGACAGACACTCTGTGGAAAATAGATACACCTTGCAATGAAAATGGCGAGAGCCCTGTTCGTCGCCGTCCTCGCCTCGTGGTTTCTGGCGCTCGGCCTGTCCGGCCGCGCCGATGCGGCAGCGGAGAGGAAGACCGTCAGTGTGTACGAGCTCAACAAGGGGGATTTCTCCATCAAGGTCACCAACTGGGGCGCCACCCTCATGTCCGTGATTCTCCCCGACTCGAGAGGTAATGATATATACGAATGACACGCTTCTTCCTTCCTTCCAAAAGGTCGTGGTTCTCATCCGTTGCTTCTGCAAGTGATCTGGGATCTCACTCTTCTTCCCTTGCACCGTAGGAAACTTGGGGGATTGTGATCCTGGGCTACGATACGGTCGCTGAATACATGGTAAGATCATGCATAAACGCCTCTTGTTTCTTTTCTTAACACAACTTGGTTTAATTCTTCTTCTTTAGCCGCCGACAAAGTTTGTTTCTGCTTTTGCATCTCGATTGTGCGTACTGTGCATGTGCAGAATGGCACCGCCTACTTCGGAGGGTTGATCGGCCGCGTCGCCAACAGGATCGCCAACGCCCGGTTCACGCTGGACGGGAAGGCCTACCGCCTGGTTCCTAATGATGGCAATAACACGCTGCACGGTAGGTCCAAGAGAATTTTTTCTCTCCTGGTTCCTAAGAGCTGCGACCGATCATCTTTCTGCTATGGTTCTCTAGGTGGTTACCGGGGATTCAACAAGGTCATATGGACGGTAGAGCAGCACGTCGCCGGCAGCGGCTCCCCCTTCATCACTTTCTACTACCATAGCTTCGACGGAGAGCAAGGCAAGGAATAATTTGGAGCCCTTACAATTTTCTGATATTTTCATCGAGAGGAAATTGCATAAATACACAAGTTTTGGGGCTGAGATAACACAGGACCGCAACTCCAGAGGATTTTAACAGAAAACCACAACTCCGGGTCTAACCGGGTACAGAAAAACGCAATTCTGTTATCGTTAGTCAGTTAAGGAGAATTATGACACGTGGGTTCAGTCTTAAATGATCAATCTGGAAGATGCTCAGCCAATTTAGGCCAACCATTTAAAATTTGGACAATTCTTTTGTAAGAATCGGTCAAATTTTGTTAAAGAATCCAAAGTTTAAAAAAATCATCTGAAAAACATGTTAAATGGTCAACATGGGAACTTTTCAGCCAATTTAGCCCAACCATTTGAAATTCGGACAGTTTTGGTAAGATAGAACTGATTAATTCGTGTTTTTACTGATTAGTCCTGGAGTTTTGATTTTCTGTTAAAATCCCCTAGAGTTGGGGTTTGGTGTTACCTCACTCCCTGTAGTTGTGTATTTGTGCAACAGTTTTGCTAAATCTCAGTCGACCGAGACTTCATTAAGTCTCGGTTGATGCTATATCCATGAGATCTTATGCTGCGATCCGTGCAATTTTTTTCtttcagttttttcttttttttacataTATTTGTCACTTTATTGAGACTTGGTTAAACCTCAGTTACATAGCCACACCTTTTGTGCAATTTTCTTTTTCATCAAATTGAGGAGCTCTTCGCTTCTCATTTTATTTCAAAACATAACCGATTTTAATGAAGTAGCTGAACTTGAACAGGGTTTCCAGGCGACGTGGACGTGCACGTGACGTACCAACTCTCGAGCCCGCACGTGTTGAGCGTGCGCATGAACGCGACGGCATGGGGCAAGGCCACCCCGGTGAACCTGGCGCACCATGCCTACTGGAACCTCGGCGGCCACGGTAGCGGCAGCGTCCTCGGCGAGGAGGTCCGCCTCTTCGCGTCCCGATACACGCCCGTGGACGCCGCGCTCATCCCGACGGGCCGCCTGGCGCCCGTGGCCGGCACGCCGTACGACTTTCGCACGCCGGCCGCCGTGGGCTCGCGCATCGGCGGCCTACTCAGCCGCGGCGTCAATGGGTACGACATCAACTATGTTGTGGACGGCGGAGGCCTGCGCCCGGTGGCGGTCGTCCGAGACGGCGCGTCCGGCAGGGTGATGGAGCTGTGGGCGGACCAGCCCGGGCTGCAGTTCTACACGGCCAACGGGCTCAGCGGGGTGAGGGGGAAGGGTGGCAAGGTCTACGGCCACTACGGCGCGCTCTGCCTGGAGACACAGGGGTTCCCCGACGCCGTGAACCGCCCGAGCTTCCCGTCGCAGATCGTCCGGCCGGGGAAGGTGTACAGGCATGACATGGTGTTCAAGTTCTCCTTCTAGAGTAGTAGCTAGTGGTACCCGAGCTCGGTCGTTTGTCAGGCAACACAGTCGCTTTTGTGTTTTGTGTAGTGTCTGAATTTGATCGGTTGAGCTTCAAGGGAGGAATAAAAGCATGTTGCAGGTTCAAGCCTTTTTTTTAATTGATTAGAgagttttttttatattttttattgaTTGAAGAGTAAAATGCACTATGGGTCActctttcaaaaaaaaattaaaatatacTTAAAAAACTGCACTATGTGTCACTCCGGCATGCAACATCGTCACTGCTTCAGCAACCACGGCATGATTGCAAGCCGGAGGGAACCGCGTGACGATGAGGACCACCTCTGCTGCAATTCCCCATTGTCGCAGCACCGCCGGTGCTGCAAGCGACGTTTGTGATGGTGCGGCCATCAACGCCCTTTACGCAGTGCCGTTGTGCTGCAATGAAGCAGCGAGGTGCGACAAGAAGCTGCGGTTGTGGGTGACTGATAGACTATTCCTTGGATCACAACTTTCCTAGTCCAAGTCGATTTGTAATACCTAGTCTAAATTGGTTTGTACCAATATATATAGACATGTACCTGGTACTAAACATAATACAAGCAATAGTTTTATTCATCTATCATGGTTTCGATCCTAGAGTTTAGGGTATGGCTCCACCCACCCACCACCGTTGTCGCCGCCCGGCTACTTCGAGCTCTGGGCGCCGTCTCCATCAGTGCCTCACATGCCAACTCCTGCCGCCATGCCGCCCCCGACGCCATCCGTGCAGCCACCTCCAGGCTGGCACCCCAGTCACAACTACCGCGGCAAAAACCCCATCTATAGGCCGCCCTCGATGCGCTCGGCGCCTCCTTCGACACCGCCACCTTCAAACCCTGCGCCGGCTCCGAGTGCTCCAGCGACGGCTCCATCCTGGCGTCCTCCGCATGATCCATGGACCGGGCTTGTCCAGGCATGGCCTATGCCCTGGTCTGCCCCGTCCCCCCTTGGCGCTCCACCTACCTACACCGGTGCTTGGCAACCCGGCCTTCGTCCGCATACTGGTGCCCCTGGGTTGCTTACCGCTCTATAGCCGGCGAACACATCCGCTCCATCATATGCTCCTTACGgtgctccctcgccctctcctgctGACGGAAGTCTCTACTGCATGCCCTCGTTGGCTCTCCAGCCTTCACCGGCATATCAGCCGGCGCTGCTACCCACACCAACCTCACCCGCACCGCCGAGCTGGGATCAAGCCGCCTTTCTCCAGGCCATGAACAACTTTGCTGCCCAAGGAAAGTCAGGTACTAATTGGATTTTTGATTCTGGTGCCTCTAGTCATATGTCTGCATCAAGTAAATTCATTTCTTCTTGCACTCCTTCTCTATTTCGTTCCATTACTCTTGGTGATGGTTCATCTATTCCCATAAACTGTGTAGGCCAGGCTCAACTTCCCTCTCCCACTAAACCACTTCTTCTTCAAGACGTTCTTGTTGCACCCGCTCTTATTAAAAACCTGTCGCCAATTTACTCGCACAATCTAGTTTCTGTTGAGTTTGACCCTTTTGGTTTGTCTGTAAAGGACTACCAGACCAAGGCCGAGATCACCCACTTTAATAGCTCCGGTGAACTCTACTCTCTTCATGGTGTCCATGCCGCCGCTCCTCCTACATCCATGGTGGCCTTCGTCGACCTTTGGCATCATCGTCTAGGTCATCCCAACCCTGTTGTTTTAGCATCTATGCTTAGTGAGTTTTCCATACCATATAATCCTGATTCCCACAATTCTTCATTTTACGAGTCTTGTCAGTTAGGCAAACATGTGCGTCTTTCCTTTAGCTCCTCTAGCTCTTCTTGTACTTATCCTTTTGAATTAATACATTGTGATTTATGGACATCACCCATTGCAAGTGTTTCTGGTTTTAAATACTATCTTGTCATGCTAGGCGATTTTACTCACTTTGTATGGACCTTTCCTCTCCGCAACAAGTCCGATGTTTACCCTCTTTTTCTACATTTTCAGCGTTATGTTTCTGTCCACTTCTTCCTTCCTATTCGTTTCATTCAGTGTGACAACGGCCATGAGTTTGACAACATTCAAAATCGCACCTTCTTTTTAAAACATGGCATCCTTCTTCGTTTCTCTTGTCCCTACACTTCTCCTCAAAATGGTAAAGCCGAGCGTTCTCTTCGCACCATCAATGACATTGTTCGTACACTTCTCGTTcagtcctccatgccatcaaaattCTGGGTAGAAGCACTCCACAGGGCCACCTTTCTTCTCAATATTCGCCCCTCCAAAAACAATCCAAATATCACTCCCTATTACTCTTTTTCCTTTGCCATCCCAATTACTCCGAGGTCCGTGTTTTTGGCTGTCTTTGCTTTCCAAATGCCTATGCCACCTCTAAAAACAAACTTTCTGCACGATCTATCCCATGTGTCCTTGGTTTTTCCGACGAACACAAAGGTTACCATTGTCTTGACTTACACACTGGATGGATACACGTGTCTCACCACGTTACATTCGCCGAACATATTTTTCCTTTTGCTCAATGCACCAACACACCATCAATCATTCCTACCTCCGCCGCCACCTCTTCTCCCCGTCCATTCCACCTCTACACTCCTATCACAGTAGCCCAACCTGCCGCACCTATTGTCCCGGCAGCACCACCCAACCCACCATCAAACACCCCGACACCACCCAACGCGCAACCAAACAACCCGCCACCACCCAACCCGCAAACCGCACATCCCAACACCCAACCCGCAACCACACATCCCAACACCACCCACCCCGCCACCACCCCACCCACCATCTGCATCTTCTCCTACACCAGAAACCCAGTTTCCAGCCTACCAGCTAAAGCTGTTCCTACCGTCGCCCCTGTCAATGATCATGGCATGCGTACTCACGCCAAATTAGGTTTTCATCAGCCCACAGATCTCCTTAACCTACATGCTAACACACCTCTCTCTTCCATTCCCAGAACTTACAAAACTGCTCTTCTTGATCCGAATTGGGCTGCTGCCATGCAAGAAGAATACGGTGCTTTAACTAAAAACAATACTTGGCAGTTAGTTCCTCGCCCTTCCAATACAAATATCGTTTCTGGCAGATGGGTCTTTCGCCAAAATTTCCATTCTGACGGGAGCCTCTCCCGCTATAAAGCCCGCTGGGTCTGTCGCGGTTACTCTCAACAACATGGCATTGATTATGATGAAAATTTCTCTCCTGTTGTCAAGCCCAGCACCATTTGTACCGTCCTTGGCATCGTTGTTTCCTCTGCATGGCCCATCCATAAACTAGATGTAAAAAATGCTTTCCTCCATGGTTCTCTTCAAGAGACCGTCTATTGTCAGCAACCTCTTGGTTTTGAAAATCCTTCCTATCCAAATCATGTTTTTATTCTCCAGAAATCtctttatggtctcaaacaagctccaCGAGCCTAGTTCCAACGTTTCTCTTCTTTCATCCAAACGATAGGTTTCACTTCTTCACTTTTTGACACTTCTCTCTTTGTGTACCACCACAATTCTAAAACTGCCTACCTCATTCtttatgtagatgacatcattctctccacatcttttcaaACCTTTTTAGATCACATTTTTACCCTTCTTCGTTCTGAATTCTATGATTGATCTTGGTACTCTTCATAACTTTTTGGGCATTGCGGTTCTTCGtgattcttttggccttttttttccaaCGTCAGTATACTCTTGATCTTCTTAATCGTGCTGGTATGCTTGACTGCCAGTCCTCTCGCTCCCCTGTTGATACCAATTTCAAACTATTAGCTGATGGTGAACCTTTCCATGATCCTACTTTGTACCATAGTCTAACCGGGGCTCTTCAATATCTCACTATCACTCGTCCTGAAATTTCCTTTGCTATTCAACAAGCATGTCTCCATATGCATGATCCACGGCTTCCACATTTTAATCATGTCAAACATGTTCTTAGGTATTTGAAAGGTACTCTTGATCATGGTCTTCACATCAATAAGTCCACTCCTCATTCTCTCACCACatactctgatgcagactgggctggttgtCCAAACACTCGACGATCCACATCCGGTTTTTGTGTTTTTCTTGGTAACAATTTGATTTATTGTTCCTTAAAAAGACAGGTTACAGTCTCTCGCTCGTCCGCTGAAGCTGAGTACCATGTTGTGGCACATGTTGTCGTTGATACTATTTGGGTTCATCAGTTGCTCTCAGAACTACACCGAGCGATTGAGCAGGCTACTATTGTATATTGTGATAATATTTCAGCTGTTTACATGTCTGGGAATCTTGTTCAGCATCTCCGAaccaaacacattgagattgatATTCATTTTGTTTGAGAGAAGGTGGCTCTTGGACAAGTTCGGGTGCTCCATGTTCCCACTACGGCTcaattgctgacatcttcaccaaaggACTTGCTACTAAGCCATTTCAAGACATACGTTCCAGTCTCAACATCATCGAGCCTCCCGTTGATACTGCAGGGGGATGTTAGACTATTCCTTGGATCACAAGTTTCCTAGTCCAAGTCGGTTTGTAATACCTAGTCTAAGTTGGTTTGTACCAATATATAGCCATGTACCCTGTACTAAACATAATACAAGCAATAGTTTTGTTCATCTATTAGTGACGACCGGCGAGCCTGGCGGGGCGATGGTGTGTGGGAGAGGAAGGACGAAGCATTGAGCGGGCGTTGCATTTTGGAAGAACAATGGGAGGgcagtgtgaaggaaatatgccctagaggcaataataaagttattatttatttccttatttcatgataaatgtttattattcatgctagaattgtattaaccggaaa
It contains:
- the LOC119335326 gene encoding F-box protein At5g07610-like; this encodes MPPGGGGGATGEQRFGEQDLPPATGHGCRDEGPPSRSPSPLTPLLPGLAVTPVASENKKIRREDGQQGEEETPASFPEDVLIEILSRVPYISLFHFKCVSKQWFALCSAPDVRKRSPQTLSGFFHFNLGWRFHNLSGKDPPIFDSNLRFLRGSYKFFSIQQCSTSLLLCKCWKSCYPRQRSWNFVPNPKPGQCFKWPEAKEFDYVVCNPATQQWTVLPPIKLPDDLSRFSLDKYFLSFDPVTPSRFVVFVPLDTYYEYGLSAAMIYSSETGG